A segment of the Pieris brassicae chromosome 10, ilPieBrab1.1, whole genome shotgun sequence genome:
ATCGAACATTGCGTAACCGAGAACACACGGCAAAACATACATGAATCTAAGGTTCTAAACAGAAACGTATAAATTCCTACACGTAtgataatactttattttattaacataaattgtaCAGATTATCTAAGCAAGTACGTCATATTGAAAGGCTTGATCTGTCTCCAATAAGGCTCTAATATACATCACGAGGGATCCAAGTGCCATCGCTGAAGTCAAAGAGTTGCAGGTGCCGCCTTCTGAGGTCGCTGCCTTTTTAATACGATACTCCTcctaaaatacaattttatatatagaatataatattacgatttataaatttctatataatctGTTAAAACACGTTACTTCTCTGTCCTTTTTTGAGGACTTTGTTGTGGCATCTACGAAACCAGTAAGTCGTAGAAATGGTTGGCGGTCGTCAGCAAAGCAACCCCGAGGCTCTTGCCaggacattattttattcatccaTCGTGGTTTTATGAATTCACCATAGCCTTGTGATGCGCAGTAcagaactaaaatattaatgactaCTATTAGTCTATCTACATAAAACAGATTACAAATCTCGCAgtgaattataaatagaatGATGATAACCTTATATAGACTATTAAGAGATTATGAGTTAACCGTGTTTTAGTTTaaccattatattattatgttatttggtCTGCTTGCACCTACCAGAATTACATAAGCGAAGCGCATAATCCATGTTGAAACTTGCTAGGTATTTTTCGAAAACAACTTAAACGTATtctgaatatttattagtttgtaAAACTTACATTATTGTGTCCTTAGCGATCCCAATCCGCATCTATATTACATAGATACATATAAGCTATATGAAGAGCCTTATCACTTACTTTGTTGCATAAACAGAGTCCTTGTCCCAGGAGGGTGATCCCATGCTTCCAGTGACTtggtttctttatatatttgtatacataGCTTATAGATATTTGCTGATATATCAACTCCCTCCATGCAATCAAACATGCGCGCTAGAGCCATGGCTCTCACCCTACTCGTTTGTTGGTACCCCAACGCCGATCCTTGCATTATTTGGATTTGACATTCCGTCGTCATTTCACAGGCGCCTTCAGATTGTGCTGTTTGTGTCTCCATCGCggatattaataattgcatgGTACAGGCATCTTAAATGGGAATAATATGAGAACTATATTTGGTCATTGTATATGTGAAGTACAACCTAGTTATAGTACTAAAGCAATGTCAGTTTTGTCCAGAAATTGAATCTTATCAATAGCTGCTTACTTACTATACATATCTTTAAATCTATATGTCTTAACGGTTTACAAATACATTAAACTTAAACGTAGCACGAAGCAACTTAACCATATTGTCACGAAAAATTACCAAACCCCTGACACAAATTGCATGGCAAAACGTTAACAAAGTGTATTGTAAAGTATCAAGTTTAGTGTTGTGTCTCGTGTGCCATAATTTGTACTACATATACcagcaataaaataataggtaCTTTCATACGttagaatataattatgaaatttaccAGCTGCTTTCCTGCTAGGCATTTTAGTTCTAGCTTCTTGTACGTATTGTTCAAAGTTAAATCGAAACGGCTTTTGTGTACCCATAGTTCCAATAGTCAAAGGCTCCATTACCGAAGAAAGAACATCGAGGTTTTCGTAAATTGTTTTGgcaactaaaatataaaagttatgtaaACTGCATGTTTGTTTTgaaggaaataaaaaagcattatttttatacataaatgtattatgtaatgCGTATACTGGCTGAAAGATTCTGGATGTAGTAGTAgtacataaattacaaaaaaactacgaattataatttaatattcattatatattacattcatttttaaaggcgacaaagtataaatataaacattgtaaacaaatgtttttccGCGTAAACGCCTGATGACATATTTGGCACATCATAGTAATCAAATGCACGTCAATCCTTTTCGATAAGCACGGTGCCATGTTAatactgattttaatatagacattacattttatgaaaaatctttattaacaAGGTGAGAATTATGAGAACTTAATTAGTATGCCAATTGCACATCGCCGTCGGAcagttgttttaattttgtaatctaGTCTTCTGGGCTCATAATGAAAAGTTATGTATACGTTATATTAGTTAAATACACGTATTTGTGTAAAAGgccgttttaaatttaataaatactgtaatattattaataataatgtgtacGCTGCTTCGGCTATATATGCAAACTCAACGAGTTGTGCGTTTAGTATGTTTGATTTCTTTGTTTGAGTACTGTTCAAGTatcatatataaacatttattgctATTTTTCTATTACCACAAGTATTAGTATTGATGTAtaggtataatattaaaatacagatCAACAAGAACTGTTAAATACTAGCTTGCaaacagtaaaatatttcaCTTCGAATATAGTAATTAAAGTTTCACCAACACATCACGAACGTAAAAGTTTGCTAAGTAATCGTGCGCTAGCAATGTAATCGTGTTATAAGAGgaatacaaaatgtaaatttggAAAGTCGACCTTGATCTAGTGAACGttagatttgttttattgtgtAGTAAATGATAGGACTTGCATTTGATTTAATCCAAGCAGTTTTTTTGGAACTATTAAATTCTGCAAATAGTCGACTGTGTCCTGTTTGTCAAACTTAGCACTAAGAATCGAAACAGCACACAGTAAAGTATGTCTGGTCATACGGATGACGTCCAGCGCCATCTTCCCGGGAGAGGTAGTGTGAAATATGTTAACGGGCATGCTGCCGCATGAATGATGATGGAAGTTCTGCTACTGATCAAACTAACATCTACAATTCGGTTCGTTCCGCCCCCATCTCATCGGAACGTGAAATGTGCTCGGTCTTAATCAATTAAGAAAACAGAATTGAATAAACCGAAGGTCAACAATGGTGTGTAAATTTGAGCTGTCTGATTCAACTTTACTGTCGGAAAGACTATGATCAccatatcaaataaatatatctcgAAATCGAACAGCACTCAGATCAGAACAGCAACAAAAACGAATCCAGATATCTCTTTGTGGCTCAAGTGTTAGACCGCTGGAAGAATTACTGCGCAGAGCTATATGATGCTGAAGGGATAAACAGAAGTAAATCATGGGCAACACAAGAGACCGATATTCTGTCATCTGAAATTGAGCATGCCATTAAATCTCTCAAGTGCAATAAATCACCAGGTAAAGATGCTGTTACAGccgaaaatattaaaaaaaacctacttCTTCTACTTGAGATGGGAGTTCCTGAACACCTCGTACCTTTAATACAGAATTTGTACGCTGAAATCCGAAGGGTTTTCCAGTGGGCGGAAAGAGTATAGAAAACATACGGTATGGCGAGGACATTGTTCTTCTGGCAAAATCCATGGAAGATATAACCACGAACACAAGAACTGTTTCAAAGACTCGACCTAGAAAGTAGGAACATAGGCTTCGCAGTGAACAATGCAAAAACTAAACTGGTGTTAGTAGACCGCTTTATATATCTCGGATCCCAAATCTCTTACGACAGCAGCTCTGTCCCCGATATATGTCCCGATATAGATAAAAACGTGAATCGGCATGGCTAAAGATGTCATGACACGTTAAGGCAACATCTGGAAGAAAAGAGGATTTGCTATCAAAGCCAAAATAAGACTGATATGGGCCTTGTCTTATTCTATGGAGTGGGCTATCTTGGCTCGAAAAAAGCAAAGGATCGCTGTTTGAGATCACCACATCTCAAAGCCTTTGAGATGTGGTGCTGGCGGTGAATACTCAGAATACCGTGGACTGCGAAGCGTACCAATACATCGATCCTGACCCAACTCGGCATACGGACTCGCCTATCATATGCCTACAGCGAATCGCATCTTATTTCGgccatacaatgcgcagagTCGATGAGAACTTGAAGAAACTGACCATGGcaggtaacacagaaggcaaactATCACGTGGTCGTTCACCAAtcagatggaccgatcaagtgaaagagTTATCTTTTTAGACAGACTAGACATATAGTCAGATTTTTAACtaactttttagtttatttgagAATGTAGtaacacaattaataaaaattcgaAACTAATAGTagagtatttgtatttatctAGTACAAGTCTGCAAAACTACTACTTTTCTACCAGGTAGACTAAGTGAACTCGAGATCATCATCGATCATTTCGGACGCCTTAGTTAGCGACAGGCTTTGTAAGGAAAGACGTTAAAGGTCAACGTTGGACGgacatcttaaataaattccaCGCTATGCCACttaattacttcaataaaaataacacagtTTTTTTGATGTGTTACGTTACCAAAATGAATTGCGTACACATATTGCACTTAAATATTTAGGAACCGTTAATGCAATCGTTGCAATTTTTTGCGAATATGTATGTTAGCATAcgcaatataatataaataacaattgttGGGACCTCTCGTTTTAGTGTCATGTAAGCACTAAGGTTTTATATAGGCTATTGATAAATGTAAAATCAATTTTCTGCCATACTATTACGTAACGAAGTTGACCGTAAAATAAGGAACTATTAGAGAAAGTTGTTCTTAGAACTACCGCCTGCATTGCTGTATTTTACCTGGTAGCTAATTACCCctgtataaacaattaaaatacaaaagcgataaagaataattttataaagactAGTAGGGTGACATAGTACAgctaaatatatcaatataaattacgattttagttagtgttttaaaataattttagtatacgttaatataagtattacgAGATCACTTCTTTTCTCTCCCCTGTGATGTGTGatgtgtgtgtttgtgtgcCCCTATGacttttagatataaaaaaattataatgatttgtatCAGTTAATCGTTTGACAAACCATATTCATAATCCTTGCTCCTGTAAACTAGGGAAGTGAAATCAGTTTGATTTTGCACACGGTCCATTTTTCTCGTGATATTTTTCAGGTTTTCCTTCAATTTTCCCGGAACGGACTTATCCAATTCGTTTATCGTGTATTCCAATTGACCTAAAACGTTATATAACCGAATTTCATACTGCAACTACATAAGAAATTACATAACATTCACTGTAATTATCTCTAAATCCATTGTGATTTATTCCTAAATTGGATTTAAACCAACCCTTCGTAGAACAGGGATAatattggtaatttttttcagaaattTAGTAGTTACTACTAGTAGTTCCGGGCGTCCAAAATCAGAAGCTTCCAGCACTCCCTGTCAGTGCTATCTATTACCACCTATTCCTAGCTTTCAGCTTCAGCAGGTCCTCCTCCACTTTTCCGATCCAGCGGTACGTAAGCCGACCTTCCTATACTTTTAGAGTCGCAGAGCTAATGCAGTAAGTTAGAAGTAATTCTTgagtaaaaaatactaatctATCCTATTAAAAATGCACATTATGCTATGATTATATGCCCTACCGAGTtttctaacaatatttttaataaaagtatttcccTTTAAGATTACAAATCTGTTATTTGAATTGTTAATTGTCTTCACAGAAATACTACTTCAGTCGTAAATTTTGACatcaaatagtttttttaaatgaagtaacttacctattttataagaaacgcTCAAAGTTAAAACCCGAAGTTGCACCTGACGTTAAATAATTTGCATCTAaactaagttatttttttctggTATAACGAATGattgttttgatttataagataaaaaaaatattcattaaatttaaaaatggcatGCCTTCAAAAGTATCATCTATGAGGCACTTAGTACcacgattattaaaaaaagaattacctCGAGCAGAACCAAGCGCGATATACCATTCTGGATCCTTTGACGGTTTCTTTTCATAATATTCTAGTAATTTGTCCAATGTAAGCGAGATTCTATACACCTTTggtacattatatataaagtctTGTGTATCAAAGTATGGATATATAGCATATATTCTTACTACGAACAAAAATACGAGGCACTGCCGATACATTTTGAGTTTCAGTgttaattttagaattttatacgTTTATAGCTCACGGAAATCTCTATTAACCTACATGGCGGGTAGTGATTGGATACAGTTATCGGTTATACATACGACACATACaattaggtaaaataaattgaaactaAACTTTTACTGCGATCTTTCTTGTAATATTCTAAAATGTTAggcattattttgttatactaTGTTTAACGTAACAGTAGTAGATTTTAGGTATACTAATGTTGTAAAGAGGAtacaatttttgtatgtttgaaCCGGTTTTAGAAACTCTTTTACCAATCtacattatcaaaatattacacaaataatGTACAGCCGTGTAAATCCGGACAGGCCTAGTGGCCTTAAATTtgatcaaattaatataaaaaaacttaataaagtatttaaagtggcgacaaaaatataaataatgactgACCCCGAAAGGTTTATGTTGCCACATACCTTACCCAGGTCTGTGAGTAGCAGAGTGCCTGGAGTAGTCTAGTCCCTCATACTTAAAGTGACcaaattcaaagtcaaaaatcatttatttatagaggtaacaaaatgtacacttatgaacgatAATTCTTTGACTCAAAACGGGACATTGGTTTAAtttaggtaaaaaaataagtagtcaatgaaaaaaaaaacacttatttaagttatttatttagacaaagTTAGTTGGCTTAAAAGTTACAAATCACAAAATAAAGGTACCAAAAAtgtttgattatatttatcagaagaacaaatttgttttaatatagctGGTGACGACTTCAAATAAGAATGAAAATCTTGGCACGTTTTTCTACTGCACAAATTTTCGCGCGGTTTCTGAAAACGGGACAATTTTGCGTCCCACAGTTCATTTCGTTGACACCGGTACTCGTAATTGGAAAAGGGGACAGTCCCGTTCAAAACGGGACGTCTGGTCACGTTACTCATACCCCAATGTCCTTCAGCGCCGTGTACATAATTGTCTTTCCacgttgtataaaaaaaaacatacatatgtgATATATACATAGACGGGTACCTGCATGCTCTAATAAGAAAATTCTTTCGTTATTGTGTAACTCTTTAAATTGTACCTCAAATCATCATTTAAGCCCATAAAATTGCTGTATTAAGCGCACTAAAACATTAGCCCAGATTTCGAATGCTTAGATCGATCTTTATTTGTTATGGTTGGTGATTGTTTCAAAATTGACATACaatttacgaatttattttttataggaataaaaataaataggaataTAAAATCATAGCTCGGCTAATAGTATTGAcgaatttcttattttatacttGTTTATACCTGTGTTTCTCGTAGATTATGCacgacaaatttaaaattttataaatatactacaGAAATTCTTCAACACAAAAAGTTTGATGGCGAGCATGTCAGTGATTACATATTTTcgtgaaacaattttttaattaaaaatgaattcaagGCGTAATAAAAACCACCAAAAGTGTTCGTTGAATGTTCGTTGAagattagtaaaattattatgaactagttaaattagtttttaagcGTTTCATATggggtataaaaatattaatacgtaAAAGCCTTCTAAACCATTCCCACATAGATAAGTTACACGTTCACGGAATTTTGAAATGCGCACGCGTCTTGATCGCAGCTTAGATGGACGATCGCTTTCACAGACGTTGGTTCTTTTTAACAaagaatatgttattttaaataatggcaGTGTCCCATCAGTGGTTCATACAGTGGTCATCCCCATTGGTGTTCGCAGATAttaatacacaatataaaaatgtgaatCACTTTGACAAGCGcgattttaatacatattcttATAGAAATAATGAACATTTAAGATCACCGTACATATATAGGGAgcagaaaaatttaaaaagaggtaagtagttttattatttaataaagactTTATTGGTCTAATGACCTATCATGCTGGTTGATTAGGTCTTCGTTTTagaactaaattataaattatgcgtATTTATGATTAGTTAATTATCTTACGTTAAGATACAAaagcgtttatttattttaaaaaataaaataaaatattaaagattattacatttttgtgacatagaataaaataaaaaatataatgatttaagTTGGTCTAGTCTTTGATTGTAACATAGAACCGATGTTCTTAATTaagcaaattaaattattatctgtTATGCCGTAATGCTAAGCACTAAAAAACAAGAATtcttgttataatttttcgcttattaagttatatagtgaataatagtatataattatatttatttatcacatGTACATGTATAATGGTAATTATATGATCTAACGATGGTACTACATCCTTTTTAGGtccgggcctcagatttctgtaaatgtttcatgaccacttgttaatctaataggcaagtaggtgatcagccttctgtgcctgacgcatgccgtCGAGTTtccaagccggtttccttacgatgttttcattcaccgttcgagcgaatgttaaatgcgcatatagaaagaaagtccattggtgcacagccggggatcgagtctaagacctcagggatgaaagtcgtacgctaaagccactaagccaacactgctaaattttataatcaatttaattaaaagtgtaaTATATCAACTAACACAATCACGCGGTCAAAATTTTGTTTCCCGTCTATCccaaaaacaacatttttgaATCAGCCCCtgttataatatgaaatatatagcTGCACAAGTGTTGCCTACGATCTTAGTTAGTCAAgttgttatttaaaagtacaaGAGTAAAAGCGTAATTGCCCTGTACCTTCAGACGTCGTGACGTCCcgattattacaaatttattgcaTATATCTGATAAATTGTTTTGAGTGATTAGAAGTGTTAGTGTTGTAGGTTCAATCTATGTATCAATGGactatctatgtgcgcatttaacatccaCTCGTATGGTGAAGTAAATCATCGTGAGGCATGCCTAAGGCCCAAAAAGTCAGAATaagacagaaggctgatcacgtatgtcttttataaaaaaaaacaaataatcacgAACTTCGTTGAGTATGATTGTGGCATGATGAACTGCTTGTCATTGGAAATTggggagaaaataaaatagcatAAAACACACAGTAAGCTTTCTAATGACTTGAtacttattagtattaatatagatttgaCATTCATCCGAGAAGGTGACTTATGTTTTTCAACAATTGTGCTAATCTTTGGACGTTCTGTCGTGATCTACTGCAAACTtgcttttgtatttttaatcttagtgcaaggaactttttatttacaagataAATAATCCAAATTGGAATATAGACAAGATTTGTGTACTATTACcggaaaacattttaatttagttttctcttagtacatttttaaatcgtaGTATACTACCACCATACACTTCACAGGTTGCAGGTCACGGTTTCATAGGGCGCTCTTCGGTGATGAGTCGAAGTGATAATATAAGCCAGTGAAATAAAGATCGCTAGCCTTTCAAATTCTTACTAACctttattttatacgtaatTAAATTGTTGGGTAATATATAACTTTCAATAGTCTCTTCCGTAATTATATGATTGGCCTAGAAACTGAAGTACGTATTTGAATTGCCAGATAAGGACTTGAATAAAAGATCCTAGAcgtagattattattaaattaatcgaTAATTAGTAATACATAATCTGAATTCCTAATCGTTTATTTAGAAGAgctataaaacttataataaaataatctcgATATAAACATCACCTAATTCGACTTTTATGATACTGATTTTACAGGACGCATGTAACTTTGAGCGTAGTTTGATTTATAACAGAAAGTTCATTAAAAAGTGattgataataaatagatCTAATGagtatatacttataatattatgtagccTATACATATTATCCAAAAAATCCTccattattgtattttaaacgaAATATGAGCTTTCTGAGTTATACCTAAAGGTGAAgcattacattaaatttaattttttaagcaTTGTTCAGGCTCTTATCTAATTTAGTTTTGAAGGAGAACGGGTAAAGGTACTTAGATAATCCCTTCATATAGTCATGGTGAAAGTAACTGTTACTTAGACCAAAGCGGAATCTCCTTTAAAGACTAGATTATTTAATAGGGAAGTGATCTTCAATTATTTACTGTTTACTTTGCTATTTTCACTTAATAAGACCCTGATATGCCTtgattttggttttattttgttaaatgagATGGAAAACCTTGATGAGAAAATTTGTTTCGCCCGTTTCTATTTTCTGATTGCCAACTTAAGCAAGCCACTTGACCCACTGCTCATTGGTTGAATTGCTTGTTCAACTATAGATCATTTGGCCTCgggtttattttaacatttaagaaaaaaataatcgaCTAAGTTTGGAAATTGGATgtgtgagcagtgttggcttagtcacttcagcgtgcggcgctcatccctgaggtcgtaggttcgatcaccgGATGTGCtgttctttctatgtgcccatttaacattagctcgaacggtgaaggaaaacatcgtgaggaaaccgacttgccttagacccaaaaagtcgacggcgtgcgtcaggcacagaaggctgatcaccttcttgcctattcaatttacaaatgatcatgaaacagatacgtaaatctgaggccctgaGAATGATGATGATGGTGATGATACTGCGGTTATGTTGATACTCCATCCGATCGTAGTATGACCGATATTGAATACTTGAGCTCAACTTCAAGCTCGACTTCAATTTTGAGGTTTTGTGCCGTTATGGTTTCGacatagttataatataagataAGATATAGAGAACAACATCGAAATCGCTTACGAAATCTTGGGAATCAATGACGCCTTCTCCATAGGAAGTTACCGAGTACGGGCACAGTTATAGAGATATGCCGCCGTAGTCGATTAAGCTagggaaaaatatattttctgatTAAAGTTATCTTGCCATCAAgtgaactttttaaaaattgtactaatattttcgtaataatctcgaattataatatttgaatcgTTGGTGAGAACTTCGTTTTGATTTCAAAAATAGTTGCGATTTTATCATCACATCTTGTGCATAATACAAACTATGGTTTAAGAATAACACAACTCTATATTTATTCCagtgttatgtaaataaactaagcCCAGCACGAGTTAAATGTACCGTGTCAAGAACCGAAAGAGGTTAATTAGCCTACCATTATTTGGTTTTTGTGGAACTTTCtctaaataattgtgttcagcTAAAGCTCAAAATCTGTTTGAATATTGAAGAAGTATAGAATTTCGTAATAGCCTACACTTACGTGCGCACTAATCGCAATAATCaaagaaaactgaaaataaCCGTGTGTGGAGAAGTCTGAAAGAATCTGCATATATATCatcgataaataaataggaaCAGCCATGTATGCcaacattaaatttgtttgaattgttattgttttgcAGGTAATCAAATATCAGAGTGATTGAAACGCCATGTAGTCTAAGCACACAGTAGCGTTTCACACCTTCGTTTctcaatttaaagttaatattgtAAAGGCACAACTGCAATTTAACACTAACCATAAGTTAAAATaacagtttaaatatttttaaacatgcCATTGTtcgttttgtttaaaaagaatctttttaatctttcaattattttcttttaattcgTATTAACGTTTCAGTAAGCGAACTTATCGCccgtaaaaatatgttattcaCTGTAATGGAAGTTTTTGGACATGTCTTAAGTAAGTagccattttaaaattatatcgaTGGCCAGTGATAcctctaatataaaaatgtacttatttattaaacacttCGTTGGCCAAATCAGaactatttgtaataattaaacatattacttTCGAGCGAATTCTTACAGGCAAGCAATTcaggaaaaaataattaagtggAGTCGTAAGAAGGTCAAAAAACTACATAACAAATATGCTATTGCTAATATATAAAGAAGCAGAACAATAGCAAGAAgcgaaacaaattaaataattgatgtcaaataccaataaattttatactacattcaaattatatattttaattttacataattttattgttgttcCATAACGAAATTTATATCTACATAATGTGTGATAAacgttattttcatattaaaacgTAAAACGACTTTTTGATCAACTTCCGAAAACAGAGAGCATTGTCAAAAGAAGTGGAGTGTCTTGGTATGACTTTCGTTTGGTCCTTGCTTCTAGTATTTCAAGCTGACAATGTCGGTCCCTGGAATGccttaagatttttttgagACCAACTAGACTCAAAAATACATTGCGGAACGACAGTGTGAAAATAATTCAGACGCTCCTCCAGAAAGGAAACGTCTGGCTTAAGAAAAAGTTTTGAATACGTGCGTGGCAGAGAAGTCACGGTGTGAGAAATTCGTGTTTGATTGGGGTATGGATAGGGTCCTGTCATCGCCCATTGGCGAGCGAAAGGCATTCGCCAGGTATTAGTGTTCTAAAATAAGTTTGAGTCCCACAGAAGCCATCGAGATACACCTATTAACATTTACTGAcgttcaaaaaataaaaaggtacTAGTAGTACTGAAAGCAAACATCCGAACGCGTCTTTTACTTTATGAATCACGGTCACAATGTGCACTTCGAACTGTTTCACAACTGTCATGTTAATATTTAGTTGTTACAATAACTATACTGACTAATAAATTAGCTCCGTTTATATCGGTTTGATTTTAATCAAACCTATTATCTACAGCTTAGGTAAGAGTAATTTCGGTTTCTTGTAACACAACCGCACGATATAATCGTAACAATGGAAATATATACCTTTGGGCGTAGctatttaatttgaaagttatattatgAATCATATTCGTtctaatttgaaaatttattaaggtTTCACTCAAGGTATATGCGAATAGCGTAATACTATTCATTACCGTTTTCAAAGCCATAACATTAAAAGGAATTTGAGAAGAACcctataatttaaactttacaattatttacgttACTTACGTTTACGTAAATACaccataataattatgtatttcggtATAACTTGCACCAAAGTTACCCATAATATACCTAAAGGTAACACAAATCGTTACAGGGACAAATACTAGCATGTTCTGTCAAACtttcttaattttacttatattttaggtcaggtgtttattaaatttaataatagctATAAGTATTCAAATTAACATACATATCCAACTGGCTGAGGGATTTCTTTGTAATTGACGTTAACGtatcataattttaagataACT
Coding sequences within it:
- the LOC123715804 gene encoding uncharacterized protein LOC123715804, whose protein sequence is MYRQCLVFLFVVRIYAIYPYFDTQDFIYNVPKVYRISLTLDKLLEYYEKKPSKDPEWYIALGSARGQLEYTINELDKSVPGKLKENLKNITRKMDRVQNQTDFTSLVYRSKDYEYVAKTIYENLDVLSSVMEPLTIGTMGTQKPFRFNFEQYVQEARTKMPSRKAADACTMQLLISAMETQTAQSEGACEMTTECQIQIMQGSALGYQQTSRVRAMALARMFDCMEGVDISANIYKLCIQIYKETKSLEAWDHPPGTRTLFMQQILYCASQGYGEFIKPRWMNKIMSWQEPRGCFADDRQPFLRLTGFVDATTKSSKKDREEEYRIKKAATSEGGTCNSLTSAMALGSLVMYIRALLETDQAFQYDVLA